A genomic segment from Actinomycetota bacterium encodes:
- a CDS encoding fumarylacetoacetate hydrolase family protein, protein MSINVIRTAGRWYVQRGGEAFAVDADLPSTAALLGEGLEAVRAAGLAVRGGVPVDQLVLQSPVTTPCRVVAQAVNYRGHARESGFGESPPAVFFRKSSASVSGPTDDVVRPRHVRLLDYELEVGLVMRRRLTVGTTVAEADLPSYVAGLVMCNDVTARDVQLEKGQFYESKSYPTFTPTGPRLVLLDPEDFPRLAGLRLRLWVNGELRQDGTVADMITRPAAALTLLARFQPLDPGDVLLTGTPGGTALQAPPAVIEKMGDLLPTPLKWRVFFSRQERNPAFLKAGDQVTASIATGDGALDLGTQRVTIRDRP, encoded by the coding sequence GATGCCGACCTTCCCAGCACGGCGGCGCTTCTCGGCGAGGGTCTGGAGGCGGTGCGAGCGGCCGGCTTGGCCGTGCGGGGTGGGGTGCCGGTCGACCAGCTCGTGTTGCAGTCGCCGGTGACGACCCCGTGTCGGGTGGTGGCCCAGGCGGTGAACTACCGGGGCCACGCCCGGGAGTCCGGCTTTGGCGAGAGCCCGCCGGCCGTGTTCTTCCGCAAGAGCTCGGCATCGGTGAGCGGGCCCACCGACGACGTGGTCAGGCCAAGGCATGTGCGACTGCTCGACTACGAGCTGGAGGTTGGCCTGGTCATGCGACGCCGGCTAACGGTCGGGACCACCGTGGCCGAAGCCGACCTGCCCAGCTACGTTGCCGGGCTGGTGATGTGCAACGACGTCACCGCCCGCGATGTCCAGTTGGAGAAGGGCCAGTTCTACGAGAGCAAGTCCTATCCGACCTTCACCCCGACCGGCCCTCGCCTGGTCCTGCTCGACCCAGAGGACTTCCCGCGGCTGGCCGGGCTGCGGCTGCGGCTGTGGGTGAATGGCGAGCTGCGCCAGGACGGGACGGTGGCGGACATGATCACCCGGCCGGCGGCCGCGCTGACGCTGCTGGCCCGGTTCCAGCCACTGGATCCAGGCGATGTCCTCTTGACCGGCACGCCGGGCGGCACCGCCCTGCAGGCGCCGCCGGCGGTCATCGAGAAGATGGGGGACCTGCTGCCGACGCCGCTCAAGTGGCGGGTGTTCTTCTCCCGGCAGGAGCGCAACCCCGCCTTCCTCAAGGCGGGGGACCAGGTCACCGCGTCGATCGCCACCGGGGACGGGGCGCTGGACCTCGGGACCCAGCGCGTCACCATACGGGACCGCCCATGA